A window of the Lolium perenne isolate Kyuss_39 chromosome 7, Kyuss_2.0, whole genome shotgun sequence genome harbors these coding sequences:
- the LOC127317307 gene encoding gibberellin-regulated protein 5 — protein sequence MARISFLLLALLLLAVAFPAEVMGGGGGRGGGGNLKPWQCSSKCSSRCSGTQYKKACLTYCNKCCAVCLCVPPGLYGNKAACPCYNNWKTKEGGPKCP from the exons ATGGCCAGGATCTCCTTCCTCCTcctggcgctcctcctcctcgccgtcgcCTTCCCTGCG GAGGTgatgggaggaggaggaggacgcggcggcggcggcaaccTCAAGCCATGGC AGTGCTCCTCCAAGTGCTCGTCGAGGTGCTCGGGGACGCAGTACAAGAAGGCGTGCCTCACCTACTGCAACAAGTGCTGCGCGGTGTGCCTCTGCGTGCCGCCGGGACTCTACGGCAACAAGGCCGCCTGCCCCTGCTACAACAACTGGAAGACCAAGGAGGGAGGACCCAAGTGCCCCTAG